Proteins co-encoded in one Juglans regia cultivar Chandler chromosome 16, Walnut 2.0, whole genome shotgun sequence genomic window:
- the LOC108989809 gene encoding ubiquitin-conjugating enzyme E2 2-like: protein MSTPSRKRLMRDFKRLQQDPPAGISGAPQDNNIMLWNAVIFGPDDTPWDGGTFKLTLQFTEDYPNKPPTVRFVSRMFHPNIYADGSICLDILQNQWSPIYDVAAILTSIQSLLCDPNPNSPANSEAARMFSENKREYNRRVREIVEQSWTAD, encoded by the exons ATGTCTACTCCATCACGTAAGAGACTGATGAGGGATTTTAAGAGGTTGCAGCAAGATCCTCCTGCGGGCATCAGTGGTGCTCCTCAAGACAACAACATAATGCTTTGGAATGCCGTTATCTTTGG GCCTGATGACACTCCATGGGATGGAG GTACGTTTAAATTGACGCTTCAGTTTACTGAGGATTACCCAAACAAGCCACCAACAGTTCGCTTTGTCTCTCGAATGTTCCATCCTAATA TCTATGCGGATGGAAGCATATGTTTGGACATTTTACAAAATCAATGGAGCCCTATATACGATGTTGCAGCCATACTTACCTCGATTCAG TCATTGCTCTGTGACCCAAACCCAAATTCTCCTGCAAATTCAGAAGCTGCACGGATGTTCAGCGAGAACAAACGTGAATATAATAGAAGAGTGCGTGAGATCGTTGAGCAGAGTTGGACTGCTGATTAG
- the LOC108989808 gene encoding probable LRR receptor-like serine/threonine-protein kinase At1g14390, whose protein sequence is MMTPISFSCSRIGISTLKLSFAQRMEIFWVSFRFFYHALILAMLAPISIAQLTRSETRVLFQVQKLLEYPEALQGWTNWTNFCFLPPSPSLRIVCSNNHLTELSIVGNKSSPSHSPKPGSGEFAVSQQTLSERFSIDPFFTVLTKLSNLEVLSLVSLGLWGPLPAKIKRFWSLEVLNISSNFLYGEIPSSVASLKSLRSVVLADNLFNGSVPDLESLVALQELNLGDNHLGPEFPSLGNNLVTIILSNNSFRSQIPSKVMNFAQLRHFDISSNKFQGPIPSSLFSLPSIQNLSLSENQLTGALPVNIPCNDELELVDISNNLLIGKLPPCLVSKSSNRTVLYSWNCLSGGNSNYQHPFTFCHREALAVKPPIRSKEQKSSIKLGLVLGIIGGVVAIAGILGLLILVIVRRAAGRRDEDNKFDRSVGDKMSVRGTPISNIDARRVPQTMRLAALGLPPYRVFTMEEIEDLTNNFDPSNLMREECQGQLYKGWLRDGSVILVKCLKLKQKILPQSLMQHIEVLSQLRHRHLVSILGHCIATNQDRPNTVSTAFIVFEHVPNGSLRNYLNDWRKKEMLKWPQRMAITIGVARGVQFLHTGIAPGIFGNKLKIENVLLDKSLAAKISSYNIPLLSKVDTESILSGQDNHLSSTGTAEKQDIYQLGVILLEVITGKLITSASEVNDLKHQLEDGLAESASELRAAVDPSIQGSFAYQSLKTAVEITLNCLSKDSSKRPSIEDVLWNLQYSIQVQEGWTSSGNLSTQM, encoded by the exons ATGATGACCCCAATCAGTTTCTCTTGCTCTAGGATTGGAATTTCAACTTTGAAGCTTAGCTTTGCCCAAAGAATGGAGATTTTCTGGGTATCTTTCCGTTTCTTCTATCATGCACTCATTCTTGCCATGCTTGCTCCCATTTCAATTGCACAGCTGACTCGAAGCGAAACCCGAGTTCTTTTCCAAGTTCAGAAGCTCCTTGAGTACCCTGAAGCTCTTCAGGGGTGGACAAATTGGACCAATTTCTGTTTCCTCCCTCCCTCACCTTCTCTCAGGATTGTCTGCTCAAACAATCACCTAACTGAATTGTCTATCGTCGGAAACAAAAGCTCCCCTTCTCACAGCCCAAAACCTGGTTCTGGGGAATTTGCTGTTTCTCAGCAAACTCTGTCTGAAAGGTTCTCCATTGATCCTTTCTTCACTGTTCTAACAAAGCTTTCAAACTTGGAAGTGTTGTCACTTGTTTCCTTGGGCTTGTGGGGTCCTTTACCAGCCAAGATCAAACGGTTCTGGTCTCTTGAAGTGCTAAATATTAGCTCGAATTTTCTCTATGGAGAGATTCCTTCATCAGTTGCTTCGTTGAAAAGTCTGAGAAGTGTTGTTTTGGCAGATAATTTGTTCAATGGGAGTGTTCCAGATCTTGAAAGTCTCGTGGCTCTTCAAGAGCTGAATTTGGGTGACAACCATCTTGGACCGGAGTTTCCCTCACTGGGCAACAATCTTGTAACAATCATATTGAGCAACAATTCCTTCAGATCTCAGATTCCCTCAAAAGTCATGAACTTTGCTCAGCTCCGGCACTTTGACATCTCTTCCAATAAATTTCAGGGACCAATCCCATCTTCTCTGTTCTCTCTGCCCTCAATTCAGAATCTCAGTTTGTCAGAAAATCAACTAACCGGGGCTCTTCCTGTGAACATACCATGCAATGATGAGCTTGAGCTTGTAGACATTTCAAACAACCTTTTGATAGGAAAACTACCACCTTGCCTGGTATCAAAGTCTTCAAATCGTACTGTACTCTACTCATGGAACTGTTTGTCTGGAGGGAACTCAAATTACCAGCATCCATTTACATTTTGCCACAGAGAAGCATTGGCTGTTAAGCCTCCAATCAGAAGTAAGGAGCAGAAATCCAGCATCAAGCTAGGCCTAGTACTCGGTATCATTGGAGGTGTCGTGGCCATTGCCGGAATTCTTGGATTGCTGATTTTGGTCATTGTTCGAAGGGCAGCTGGGAGGAGAGATGAAGATAACAAATTTGACAGATCTGTAGGAGATAAAATGTCTGTCCGTGGCACGCCAATATCAAACATTGATGCAA GACGTGTACCCCAGACAATGAGGTTAGCAGCACTGGGGCTCCCACCATATCGTGTTTTCACAATGGAGGAGATTGAAGATTTGACAAATAACTTCGACCCATCAAATTTGATGAGGGAAGAATGTCAAGGACAG CTCTACAAAGGCTGGCTAAGAGATGGTTCAGTGATCCTGGTGAAGTGCCTGAAGTTAAAGCAAAAGATTTTGCCACAGAGCTTGATGCAGCACATTGAAGTGCTATCCCAGCTGAGGCATAGGCATTTGGTCAGCATCCTTGGACACTGCATTGCCACTAATCAAGACCGCCCCAATACAGTTAGCACtgcttttattgtttttgaacaCGTCCCAAACGGATCACTGAGGAATTATCTCAATG ATTGGAGAAAGAAGGAGATGCTGAAATGGCCACAGAGAATGGCAATCACCATTGGCGTAGCGAGAGGTGTGCAGTTCCTGCACACGGGGATTGCACCCGGTATATTTGGAAACAAGTTAAAGATCGAGAACGTTTTGTTGGATAAAAGCCTCGCCGCAAAAATTAGCAGCTATAACATTCCCTTGCTATCTAAG GTAGATACAGAGAGCATTCTCAGTGGACAGGACAACCATCTCAGCAG CACTGGAACTGCAGAAAAACAAGATATTTATCAGTTGGGTGTCATCCTGCTTGAGGTTATAACCGGAAAACTGATCACATCAGCCAGTGAGGTGAATGACCTAAAACATCAG CTAGAGGatggcttggcagaatcagcctCAGAATTACGGGCTGCAGTCGATCCATCCATTCAAGGATCTTTTGCATATCAATCACTCAAAACCGCAGTTGAAATCACCCTCAATTGCCTCTCCAAAGATTCAAGCAAGCGCCCTTCAATAGAAGACGTTCTTTGGAATTTGCAATACTCAATCCAAGTTCAAGAAGGATGGACTAGCAGCGGAAACCTAAGTACACAGATGTAA